aataagttatacATGTTATGTttatatgataataatattagaatgacaaaaaaattagaatttattttatttaatatttattaattatgataatAATTAATAGGGCAATTTACCAATTTAAAAGAATTTGGAGAATCTTTTACCAGATTACAACAATTGGAAGTTGCATACCTTTATGTCTTGTTTCATTTTATATAGAAACCGTGGGAGCTAACCACGGTTTTAGAATCAACATAAACCGTGGCTGGTAATCAAGTTTTATGATGATATGACTTTGAATGTAAACCGTGGTAGGCAGTCACGGTTTACGTGAGGAGAGAGCTAtacataaaccgtggtaggcagccacggtttatgaaggatgtAATTCGTGCATAAAACCCACtgtttataaataattagaattttaaattataaaatttgtattagtttctaatttaaaatttaaatagacataatttaaattaataatttataaaattatatgtattCGTATTATTGTACTCATATGatttattttactattgtattcatatgattaattatttattctatttaaaaaaataacagttgctaatttttaactaataataaatatacttatattatttttaaattaaaattttttaaataaatgtattcttattattttaaatttttaatttaaataaatatatttgtattattttaaataaaatttaaaattaatataagcaggtttatttaaaatttaaaattttaatattttaaataaacatattcttattaaaatttttaaatttaaataaacgtaatcatattattttaaataagtatattcttttaatttgaaaataatatgaATGTATTTAATTATCATCTAAtttcatctttattttaatttatcctcaacattttaaattatcataTGATAATATCATGAgtggtataatttaatttttgaattatatttaataaCTTCAGTGACAATCGTTAAATATGCCTATTGATCTTTGACTGAGTTTTTGATATTAGTACATatatgtaaagttcacaatgtaATTATGTTGGATGTCTTATATCATGTATTTTGACTTTGGAATActtcaaattatattataatcATTGAATTATAAATATAGTGGCTGAATGATGTgcaataatattaatagtagTTGATTATAATAAGCCatgataattttaatagtttttttttatcttaatgcAAAATTATAGTGTCCAGATtaagtatataaataattaacatattagTTTCAATAAATATCCTTATAAAGTACTTTACTTTACAGTAGTTTACACAATTACAATAACTAACTATAAGTTTACACATATCATTGATTTATATAGTATCATATTTGTAAATTTATAGTATCATATTTGTAAACTTATAGTTAGTTATAGTTAGTTACAAATATTCctatgaatacaatagtaaaaataaatcaTATGAGTACAATAATACGAATACatacaattttataaattattaatttaaatgatgtctatttaaattttaaattacaaactaatacaaattttataatttaaaattttaattatttatataaaattaaattaattaaaaaataaaaatatactaatacaATTACAATAACGTATTAAAACGTAAATAAATTTGCTGACTCTATAAACCACAAAGCTCTTCGAATTCTCTATCAGCCACCCTACTTCACATAGTCGCTCATGTATAAACCGTGGCTGCCTCTAGGGTTTTATGTACGAAACCATTTCTTCATAAACTGTGGCtgcctaccacggtttatgcttGTCTCTTTCTTCACGTAAACCGTGGCTGCCTACCACGGTTTACACTCAAATTGATTTCCTCGTAAAACCTGGCTACCAGCTACAGTTTATGTTGATTTTAAAACCGTGGTTGCCTCCCACGATTTctatataaaattaaacaagaCAAATTGGTATGCAATTTCCAAATGTTGTAATCTGGTAAAGGATTCAACCAATCATTTTAAATTGGTAAATTGCCCTTTAATAAACACTAATAAAACAATTTTTGATGGTTTTTGGTtgattcttttttattattaaatatttctgTTAGAAAAATTAGAGGCTGATCTAGAAGTATCTGTAAGTAGGGTGTTTAAATGCAAACcgatttaaattaaatcatttATCCAATCCAATTCAAATTGAAAATCGATTAAAACCGCATGAATTCGGATTTgatttgattctattttttgcAAATCGCTGGATCGGATAGGATTTCGGATCTATTTTTTATAACCGATCCAATCTAATTCAAACCGCACAATatgctataatattattattttattattatatttacaattatacttatagcatgttcaatttattatacatttttatattattcatgtattattattatttaataaatattttatgttcaaaatattatttatttaattattttaactaacttatgattttatttctattgttataTTATCATtggttttttaaaatattgtcGAAATTTGTTATGTCattgttgattatttaaaatttgatattgagacttgttatatgtatttaattttttaattaacaaaactGCAAATCCAATCTAATCAAAACCGCTTAAAATTGGATCGAATCagattgaattttttttaaaagatcattCAATCCAAACTGCAACGCAAATAAAATTAGTGTTCgaatcaaataaatttttactcAAAACCGATCCAAACCGCACCACAAACACCCGTATCCGTAAGCTAGCAACAATAATGGTGAATCATCAATGTGTGACAATGCAAGCATAGAGAGAGAGAACAAAGGAAAGGCATGAATAAAGTTGTTTGTttgtaataaattaattatcattgTGAGTGTACAATTACCGAGTTACCTTATTTTAGTAAAGCTAGAATCAATATATCCTAACTAAGAAAAAATGTACAAACTCCATTAAATGTGACATAGTTATTATATCAAATATCCAAATAAGTGGGttctaatttcttttcatttttgtttttctttaagaGGTTCCTTAATAGCTGGGAACTTTTCCCAGTGCAAAcgattaaataaaataatatgaacGTTTTGTTTAGTCAAGATTATTCGTTTATTATATAGTTTAAGTAGGACTATGATATGACCTCAACCCGAATAAAATATGAAGCTATTATATAAGTGTTGGTTTAGGGAGCTATGGgcatttaaatttaaaattgttggaACCATTAGAGGTTCACAACGTAAGTGctttcctcctcctcctaatTAAACTTTTTCTATGTTATCACTTATCAATCAGTTTGTAAATTGTAACCTTATTTTGCAAACATTTCTTCTGTACATTGGTTCTTTAATTTCTATGTATTGTAAAAATTATCATCTCAACAACACTAGCAAAGTGGTAACCCAACTAGATAGGTATTTCCACGAGCGAGCATCTTATTAGAGGTTCTAGAGTTCCTCTCATATTTTGGATGTATGTTCTTATTAGAATGGAGTTAAAACTctaaatatatatatgagtTTATTTTAATGCATTTATAAGATAAAGTGTTTTATATAATCATGTaattacatttattttttagattattattcactcaatcaataaaaataaaagttattttttatgatgtGATACTATATAATTTGATATATGTGTAAAGTTATTTTACACTGAcagtgtattaaaattaaattatatatatatattaaacatataaatatttatgcccatttttttattaatctaaattttttgaaaaaatggtAATTTTATCTTTGGATGGTATTAAAATTTTCAACTTTTTATGTCTTAAAGATCTAAgacaaataaaaggaaaaaaattatgaaaaattttacacaaatctaaaaaaacttttatataaaaaatgtattaaaaatatatttttaattatttatatagatCTTTTTCTATTAACTTAACTTTTAATAGAAATAGTTTTTAACCTTTTATATactataagaaaaattatttttagtagcaaattataatataatgattattatatattttatttaatttatgttttcgtgttagttatatatttatcgttattattatatgttataatcatagatttttttttgtgatcattaaaaagatctttattgGTAACAGTATAATTGCtgttaaaatattttaacaacaaaatataaaatgattAATGTATAAGTAAATATATTAAcgattatttttattgtttgtaaaagcaaaataaagccaataaactataatttaaatattataattttttatattcatctaaaaatcataagtttgaattttatttttaacttaaaaaataaaataaataataatcgctaaaagtaattttttttaattgtaataGCAGTATGTATATAAATTAACACTTATAACAAACCAAAgcgccccccccccccccccccaataGTAATGGCAGTATGTATATAAATGAACCAAACTGTATTTATtctttcttgaaaaaaaaatgtcaTTTTCTCTATTATTACATGTGTTGATGTAGCTTTTGGAGAGGTTAACATCGTAATAGATAATTAAGGTAGTGTTTGCGTGTTCCGATTGGAAAAgtaaataatgtaaaaaaatgAATAGCATTTACTAATAATTAACTAGCCTAGACGGCCAACTATTATTAAAGCACATTTAAATCGTGCACTATTTTTATCCTGGCTTTTTAAGTTGCAAGAGGAACAGTAGTTAAAATGGATTgcatattttttagttttgcCACATGTATACTTGATTGCGCTacctaattataaaataatgcAGCCGGAAATTTTAAGATTGTGCAAAAACAAAGATTATTGGTATCCATATGTGAAAAGATACCAAACAAATGTGATCATTCCTGCGATCTAACTACCTCTATAGTTTTGAGAGTAGACAAAATTTTACTGGGTAAATAATGATTAAATTCAAGATGTTTTTgtcataaaattttaaatatcatataatataattatttatttcaaaaacttaaatttataagagaaaacatatgaataattattaaaattttttgaaatttgtcCTTTTCAAATTGTAATTATTGCTCAAACTCTAGCTTGCCTACATTGGCAAATAAAGAATTAAATTTAGAAGCTAGTCATTTTATTTGATTACACTACTGTTTTTATTGACTGTAAATAGGTGTTTAATTAAAGTCAAGAACCATCCCGATGACGCAATATTAACTCTCTTAATagagaaaaagtaaaaattctCAATCTAAATTTACATtactcttaaattttatttaagaacTATATCTTATATAAATTTCTATTTATAGAAAATATAAGTATCTAATGACTAAGATCTGTAATGCTTAAAAATAGAATTGGTGGTGAAcaatttgtatttaatttgcTACTTACTTTTTAACTCTTGAAGGTTCTATATTCTTCATTATTGTTGGTCAAAGTTTATAATTTATGTTTGCtacttacttttttttttgttaaggtGGTGCTTTTTTCACTTGTagcaataaaatttaaattgattaaaatcTTGAGTTGGTAATTAGATATGCTTTAATTGGTTAAATATATCAACTTCTGTAATTTTCTACAATCCTCTATTTCTTATCAACATTGATGAGTTTCATTTGTACTTCTTTCGAACACTTGGATATATATGAGTTTTAATATTAAAGCTTTCTATAATCTTCTAACAATCTTTTCAATAATGACAAACTTACTTATTAGTAATTGATAAACTTAATCTGATTACCAACAATTTGGTAACTAATCAAGTCAAGCAATTAAGCTAGCAATAACAAAATAAGGGCTATTTACGTATTTAAATTGTTTCATTCTCAATATTACGCAAATATATTGTTTCAGAAACTGATACATAAATACATTGTTTCACATATCTATATAAATCGCTACTGGCAGTAGCGGTTTATAAAAGAACAGAAACCGCTAGTACCAGTCGTGGATTACATGCAAAAATTGCACAATAAAAACTGCGATGACCTGCCGCGGTTTATGTTTGAAAAGGATTGGTCATAAACCGCGGTTTATATGCATTGGTGTGTGTACGTAAACCGTTGGAACCTATAGCGGTTTACATGGAGGATGGCTGCCTATATAAACTGCGGATGCGGGTGGACTGTGGTCGTCCTTCTCTTGCCCGTCTCATGTTCGGGTCGGGGATCACAGTCGGACCGTCATAGGAGGGCCAAATCCCCTCTGAAATACAAGGTGCAAAAGACATCTGATACACCTTAAACACCTCAGACATGTTGTACACTTCATCCACATATGTTGCCAAGTCTAGCCGTGACTGCGCACAGCATGCGATGGCATGACAACACGGGTAGATTTCTTGTGCCCCTCAAAACAGAGTTCACACACTCAGAAATGTTGGTCGTCATGTGACCATATCGTCTGTCCCCATTCTTGTGCTGTGTCCACATCTCATACTCCATCCTGTTTGTCCAATCACACATGGCCGGGTTCTCTGACCTCATTATATCAAACCAATAGTCAAATTCTGCTTCCGTCTTCGCATAAGTGGCGTTTACCAGCCATCTCCTCGCATCCTGCCCCTTGAAGGTGAGGGCAAAATTTGCAGCAACATGCCGAATACAAAATTCCCTATAAGCATGCAAAGGTCGCTAACCACTATCTAGTGACTCCAGCGCAGCCTTGATGCCGTTGTGTCTATCAGAGATCACGAGAATACCTTCTTGTGGAGTAACATGTCTTCTAAGATTGGACAGAAAGTATGACCAAGACTCTGCATTTTTCCCTCCACTAGTGCAAACGCAACAGGCAAAATATTCGAATTCCCATCCTGAGAAATCGCCAACAACAAGGTCCCTCTATACTTGCCATACAGGTATGTCCCATCGATACTGACGAGTGGCTTACAGTGGCGGAATGCCTCAATACATGGAGGGAATATCCAAAACATGCGATGAAAGTAGACTCTATCTTGATCAACCTGGTCACCAACTCTAACCGGGGAGGTCTTTAGCAGAGCAACGGAACCGTCTATGGTGAATGTGACCCCAAGGATCCAGCAGGGCAGATCCGCATATGACTCCTCCCAATCGCCGTAGATCTGTGCTACTGCCTTCTGCTTTGCCAACCACACCTTCCGATAACTAGGCTTGAAACCATATGTTGCCTCTGTTGCCTCTTGCAACACCTTAATCGACACCGACGCATCAGCTCTAACCAATGGAAAGATTCTCGCACAGATCACATGATAATCAAGCTGCTTGTGGTCGCTTGATATCGATGTGGCCATACACGTGTGTGGTCCGTTGTACCTCCTAACTTCCCATGTGCTCTTTCTTTTCCGCATGACTATCCGAATCAACCAAGTGCACCGTTACCGAACTCCTTGCATCTCCCTTGGTATTTTAGATTGTCTGATTCTATAACCCTGTACTCAACTCCACGCCAAATGATGTAATCTTTTACGCTCAACACAGCTTCCTCCTTACTCTGGAACGATTGGCCAATCTGAAATTCAGTCAAACCTGTCCTATCATGCATACCCTGCCCATCGAATGTTGCCTCTACATTATGGTGTTGGCCGATGGCTTCCAAGTTCAAAGACGACAGGTGGGGAGGGTACTCTTGTGTTCTAGAACCGGAACCTCCATGGGTTGTACGTGTACCTCTTGGTATATCATCATCACTGTCCCCACCAATATCAACCGGCTCCTCATCGGAATCATCATCACACAGCGCATTCTCAACTCGATCCGGTCTGACCTCAAACTCAACCTCAGGCACACAATGAGACACACTTTCATGAACAGCCCCAGCACGTTCGGGCTCGGGAGGTAGAACTGCCGCTGCTACCACAGGCATTGATGTCGAGGCACCACCAACTGTGGTCGACTGAGGATCCGGTACCGATGCCCCGAAGCTATCCACACGATCTTCCAACTTTGCAAACAGCTCAGGTATCCTCACCTCCGGAAAACTACGCCTGCAGTGAAACAAGACCTGCAGGTCTTCATCAGACCCTATCACAAAGATCTCATATCTCACACCAGTTGACACAACGGTAATGGGAATCTtgtaaaacaatttttttaccAGCTTGGTCCCACAGGTACCG
The genomic region above belongs to Arachis stenosperma cultivar V10309 chromosome 5, arast.V10309.gnm1.PFL2, whole genome shotgun sequence and contains:
- the LOC130981468 gene encoding uncharacterized protein LOC130981468, translating into MDGEDSFVALVHCSGKIQKSKKHDVKFTDREPIPITVVSTGVRYEIFVIGSDEDLQVLFHCRRSFPEVRIPELFAKLEDRVDSFGASVPDPQSTTVGGASTSMPVVAAAVLPPEPERAGAVHESVSHCVPEVEFEVRPDRVENALCDDDSDEEPVDIGGDSDDDIPRGTRTTHGGSGSRTQEYPPHLSSLNLEAIGQHHNVEATFDGQGMHDRTGLTEFQIGQSFQSKEEAVLSVKDYIIWRGVEYRVIESDNLKYQGRCKEFGNGALG